A single Leptospiraceae bacterium DNA region contains:
- a CDS encoding arsenate reductase ArsC translates to MKQVKRVLILCTGNSCRSQMAEGILKSFSSKHYIVSAGTNISDRVHPKAIKVMKEIGIDISNHYPKSVDQFLSQSFDFLITVCDSAKESCPTFYGPVKHRLHIGFEDPAKAEGTEEEVMNVFRKVRDEIYKEFKNFYEKYLA, encoded by the coding sequence ATGAAGCAGGTGAAACGTGTTCTAATTCTTTGCACAGGAAACTCTTGTAGAAGCCAAATGGCTGAAGGTATCCTCAAATCCTTTTCTTCTAAGCATTACATTGTTTCAGCTGGAACAAACATATCAGATAGGGTTCATCCCAAAGCGATCAAAGTAATGAAAGAAATTGGTATCGATATTTCAAATCATTATCCTAAAAGTGTTGATCAGTTTTTGAGTCAATCTTTTGATTTTTTGATTACAGTATGTGATTCGGCAAAAGAAAGTTGTCCTACTTTTTATGGTCCTGTGAAACACCGACTCCATATTGGATTTGAGGACCCAGCAAAAGCAGAGGGAACAGAAGAAGAAGTAATGAATGTTTTTCGTAAAGTCCGGGATGAAATCTATAAAGAATTCAAAAACTTCTACGAAAAATATTTAGCTTGA
- the pyrF gene encoding orotidine-5'-phosphate decarboxylase: MSTYNRKTLKFIIETKKNLCIGIDPNADLLPTGYEKTIDGLKIFFSDIIEYTFDFCSAYKFNFAFFEAFGKDGWNLMDQILTIIRERMKTSQTKKILIADAKRGDILHSSKQYAKGIFEYWNFDAITVNPYMGFDSIKPFIEYPNKGTIVLCLTSNPSKVDFEFYGNPPLFLEVARKIYEWNQLYDNVSAVVGATNTLEDLKQIKQITKDIPILVPGIGEQKGSLENVLHVFEWNALINISRSLIYSAPHRNDLAQSINNFINNFYDQVQTHLQAKYFS, encoded by the coding sequence ATGTCAACATATAATCGAAAAACACTAAAATTCATTATTGAAACTAAAAAAAATTTATGTATTGGAATCGATCCAAACGCTGATCTACTCCCTACTGGATATGAAAAAACAATCGATGGATTAAAAATTTTTTTTTCTGATATTATAGAATATACTTTTGATTTCTGCAGTGCTTATAAATTCAACTTTGCTTTTTTTGAAGCTTTTGGTAAAGATGGTTGGAATCTTATGGATCAAATTTTGACCATAATCCGTGAAAGAATGAAAACTTCTCAAACCAAGAAAATCCTTATCGCCGATGCCAAACGAGGTGATATACTTCATTCCTCAAAACAATATGCGAAGGGGATTTTTGAATATTGGAATTTTGACGCAATCACCGTGAATCCTTACATGGGTTTTGATAGTATAAAGCCCTTTATCGAATACCCAAACAAAGGAACTATAGTTCTATGTCTGACCTCCAATCCATCAAAAGTAGATTTTGAATTCTATGGAAATCCTCCTTTATTCCTTGAGGTAGCCAGAAAAATTTACGAATGGAATCAACTCTATGATAATGTCTCTGCAGTGGTAGGAGCTACCAATACCCTCGAAGATTTAAAGCAAATAAAGCAAATCACAAAAGACATTCCGATATTAGTTCCCGGTATCGGAGAACAAAAAGGAAGTTTAGAAAACGTCCTACACGTTTTCGAATGGAATGCTCTGATCAATATAAGTAGAAGTTTAATCTACTCTGCTCCTCATCGTAATGATTTAGCACAATCTATTAACAATTTTATCAATAATTTTTATGATCAAGTTCAAACCCATCTTCAAGCTAAATATTTTTCGTAG
- a CDS encoding long-chain fatty acid--CoA ligase, whose translation MSTKTKAKNLAELYKEAAEKYGDLPAFATRNENKVFEPVSFKELYEMGVALATAFIDLGIQQREHVCFFSDNRFEWILVDYGIQLCGAVDVPRGSDITDGDIQYIVPHSDAKVVIVENQAVLDKVLKNKAHLKNIQHIIVMDKNTKPPEGVLHLYDLLEKGKELRKKGDRRVEERMANIKEDDLFTLIYTSGTTGTPKGVMLTHKNIISQINNLPDEITLSPQDRVLSILPIWHIFERMFEMLCIANGICTYYTNVRNVREDLTIVKPTFMASAPRLWESVYQGILKRIEEAPAIRRNLFHAAYYCSKKFKGAIRFLTFRELDTTGRNPIYSFFLGIYHLINLIIFAIPNLILDAIVLSKIRAATGGKLRGSVSGGGALPLHVDEFFNNIGIPVLEGYGMTETAPVLAVRTYSKLVPGTVGPLYPNTELRLIDISTGEILYTTEPNGPKKRGVKGEIHVRGPQVMKGYYKNPEATAKTIDKDGFLNTGDLGMMTFNNCLKIVGRSKETVVLLGGENVEPVPIENRLLESPLIHQCMVVGQDKKYLAALIVPSLEQLKEYGSTYEELAKNEEVLKLLRNEVKRLISAEAGFKSFERVVDIRLLPKPFEVGDELTNLFKIKRHVVTEKYKDLIEEMYKEK comes from the coding sequence ATGTCAACAAAAACGAAAGCAAAGAACTTAGCAGAACTTTATAAAGAAGCAGCAGAAAAATATGGTGATTTACCTGCTTTTGCTACAAGAAACGAGAACAAGGTTTTTGAGCCCGTATCTTTCAAAGAATTATATGAAATGGGAGTAGCATTAGCAACAGCTTTTATTGATCTTGGGATTCAACAAAGAGAACACGTGTGTTTTTTCTCTGATAACCGTTTTGAATGGATTTTAGTGGATTATGGTATTCAACTTTGTGGAGCTGTGGACGTTCCAAGAGGTAGTGACATAACAGATGGGGATATACAATATATAGTTCCTCATTCTGATGCAAAAGTAGTGATTGTCGAAAACCAAGCGGTTTTAGATAAGGTGTTAAAAAACAAAGCCCATTTGAAAAACATACAACATATCATTGTCATGGACAAAAATACAAAACCTCCTGAAGGTGTTTTACATCTATACGATTTACTTGAGAAAGGAAAAGAACTTCGCAAAAAAGGAGATCGCAGAGTAGAAGAAAGAATGGCAAACATAAAAGAAGATGACTTATTCACATTGATTTATACTTCCGGAACAACAGGAACTCCTAAAGGAGTGATGTTAACTCACAAAAACATTATTTCTCAAATCAATAATCTTCCAGATGAAATTACATTATCACCACAGGATCGAGTTTTGTCGATACTTCCCATTTGGCATATCTTTGAGCGAATGTTCGAAATGCTTTGTATCGCCAACGGCATATGCACTTATTACACAAATGTGAGAAATGTTCGTGAAGATCTGACCATTGTAAAACCTACCTTTATGGCATCAGCTCCAAGGCTTTGGGAAAGTGTGTATCAAGGAATCTTAAAACGTATCGAAGAAGCACCAGCTATTCGTAGGAATTTGTTTCACGCAGCTTACTATTGTTCAAAAAAATTCAAAGGAGCGATTCGCTTTTTGACCTTCAGAGAATTGGACACGACTGGAAGAAATCCAATATATTCATTTTTCTTGGGAATTTATCATCTTATCAATTTAATTATTTTCGCTATACCGAATTTGATTTTGGATGCGATTGTATTGTCAAAAATCCGAGCAGCAACGGGAGGGAAATTACGGGGATCTGTGTCTGGTGGTGGTGCGCTTCCCTTGCACGTGGATGAGTTTTTTAACAATATTGGAATTCCTGTTTTGGAAGGATATGGTATGACAGAGACAGCTCCTGTTTTGGCGGTGCGAACATATAGTAAATTAGTTCCCGGAACTGTCGGTCCTCTTTATCCCAATACCGAATTACGTTTGATTGATATTTCGACAGGCGAGATTCTATACACCACAGAACCGAATGGACCGAAAAAACGAGGAGTGAAGGGAGAAATTCATGTTCGAGGACCCCAAGTGATGAAAGGATACTACAAAAACCCAGAAGCCACTGCAAAAACCATCGATAAAGATGGATTCTTAAATACTGGTGATTTGGGAATGATGACATTTAATAACTGTCTGAAGATAGTAGGAAGATCCAAAGAAACCGTAGTTCTTTTAGGAGGAGAAAACGTAGAACCAGTTCCAATTGAAAATCGACTATTAGAGTCTCCTTTGATCCATCAGTGCATGGTTGTTGGTCAAGATAAGAAATATTTAGCTGCTTTGATTGTTCCATCCTTAGAGCAACTCAAAGAATATGGTTCTACGTACGAAGAATTAGCAAAAAATGAAGAAGTATTGAAATTACTACGAAATGAAGTAAAAAGACTTATTTCTGCGGAAGCAGGTTTTAAATCCTTTGAGCGTGTTGTTGATATAAGGTTGTTGCCTAAACCTTTTGAAGTCGGTGATGAGCTAACGAATTTATTCAAAATCAAACGTCACGTAGTGACAGAAAAATATAAGGACCTAATTGAAGAAATGTATAAAGAAAAGTAG
- a CDS encoding NAD(P)-dependent alcohol dehydrogenase, which produces MKVSAYASFQEKSELEPYEFELKPLQDHEVLVKITHCGICHSDVHLIDNDWKISSYPLVPGHEIIGIVEKTGKNVKNLKIGMRVGIGWQAGSCGHCEYCLMGQEQFCEKHIATCVGRPGGFATYTVVESKFAIPIPEDLPSDTTAPLLCGGITVYNPLRNFAHPSIKIGVIGMGGLGHLAIEFASAFGCEIIVFSTTKEKEREAKELGAHHFVYLPELTKKEIRLLKRSFDMILSTVFVDLDWNMFLSFLKPNGRLHFVGAGGTLNIPIPNILENLHISGSIIGSPSLIKEMLEFARRHKIKAKIETFPLEEVNQAIRKLRNNTIRYRAVLFHK; this is translated from the coding sequence ATGAAAGTTTCGGCTTATGCTTCTTTCCAAGAAAAATCAGAATTAGAACCTTATGAGTTCGAATTAAAACCACTACAAGATCACGAAGTTCTGGTCAAAATCACCCATTGTGGTATTTGTCATAGCGATGTCCATTTGATTGATAATGACTGGAAGATCAGTTCGTATCCCTTAGTGCCAGGGCATGAAATCATTGGGATCGTCGAAAAAACGGGGAAAAACGTTAAAAACTTAAAAATTGGAATGCGAGTGGGGATAGGCTGGCAAGCAGGTAGTTGCGGTCATTGCGAATACTGCTTGATGGGACAAGAACAGTTCTGCGAAAAACACATCGCCACGTGCGTAGGAAGACCAGGTGGTTTTGCTACCTACACCGTCGTTGAAAGTAAATTTGCCATTCCGATTCCTGAGGATCTACCTTCTGATACTACAGCTCCTCTTTTATGTGGAGGAATCACGGTGTATAACCCTTTGCGTAATTTTGCTCATCCTTCTATAAAAATTGGAGTTATTGGCATGGGAGGGCTCGGGCACTTAGCCATTGAATTTGCTTCGGCATTTGGATGTGAGATCATAGTCTTTTCAACTACGAAAGAGAAAGAACGAGAAGCAAAAGAACTCGGAGCTCATCATTTTGTTTATCTACCTGAACTTACCAAAAAAGAAATCCGACTCCTCAAAAGAAGTTTTGATATGATCCTTTCTACTGTGTTTGTTGATCTTGATTGGAACATGTTTCTTTCGTTTTTGAAGCCAAATGGACGTCTTCATTTTGTTGGAGCTGGGGGAACGTTGAATATCCCCATACCCAATATTTTAGAAAACCTTCATATAAGTGGAAGTATTATTGGCAGTCCTTCTTTAATCAAAGAAATGCTGGAATTTGCAAGAAGACACAAAATCAAAGCAAAGATAGAAACCTTTCCCTTAGAAGAGGTGAATCAAGCCATCCGAAAACTACGAAACAATACTATTCGTTATCGAGCTGTGTTGTTTCATAAATAA